A single window of Jiangella alkaliphila DNA harbors:
- a CDS encoding IS256 family transposase, producing the protein MAAVLPDEAIDNLLADAESSGTPVDGVHGLLNRLTSRVLERALETEMTDHLGYEPGDPAGRGSGNSRNGRSAKTVATTAGPVNVTVPRDRNSTFAPQIVPKHSRRVGAIEDIILSLYARGLSTREIEAHLKEIYDINTSPALISKITDVVVDEITLWQNRPVDEVYPIVYVDAIRIRVRDRGSVTLKSAHLVVGVDVDGLKDVLGIWIAAEEGAKFWAHVLTQLRNRGLRDVLILCCDGLTGLPDAARSVFDKVTVQTCVVHVIRNTMRFISYGDRKKVATAMRHIYTAPGVAAAEIALKEFEQNFGQQYPGAIEVWKNAWNEFIPFLDYPAELRRIVYTTNLIESINYQLRKITKTRGHFPDDDAAMKLLFLGIRNISRKRGGASGTGTHGWKKALNFLVVEFPGRLT; encoded by the coding sequence TTGGCGGCGGTGTTGCCGGATGAGGCGATTGATAATCTGTTGGCGGATGCCGAGTCGTCCGGGACACCGGTTGATGGTGTTCATGGGTTGTTGAATCGGTTGACGTCGAGAGTTCTGGAGCGGGCGTTGGAGACCGAGATGACCGATCATCTCGGTTATGAGCCCGGTGATCCGGCTGGGCGCGGATCGGGGAACTCCCGGAATGGGCGTTCGGCCAAAACGGTCGCGACGACGGCCGGCCCGGTGAACGTGACCGTGCCACGAGACCGGAATTCGACATTCGCCCCGCAGATCGTGCCGAAACACTCCCGGCGTGTCGGCGCGATCGAGGACATCATTCTGTCGTTGTATGCGCGCGGGCTATCGACCCGGGAGATCGAGGCGCACCTGAAGGAGATCTACGACATCAACACGTCGCCGGCGCTGATCTCCAAGATCACCGACGTGGTCGTGGACGAGATCACACTGTGGCAGAACCGGCCGGTCGACGAGGTCTACCCGATCGTCTACGTCGACGCCATCCGGATCCGGGTCCGCGACCGCGGCTCGGTCACGCTGAAGTCCGCACACCTGGTCGTGGGCGTCGACGTCGACGGGTTGAAGGACGTGCTGGGGATCTGGATCGCCGCGGAGGAGGGCGCGAAGTTCTGGGCGCACGTGCTCACGCAGCTGCGCAACCGGGGCCTGCGCGACGTCCTCATCCTGTGCTGCGACGGGCTCACCGGGCTGCCTGACGCCGCGCGCAGCGTGTTCGACAAGGTCACCGTGCAAACCTGTGTCGTGCACGTCATCCGCAACACGATGCGATTCATCTCCTACGGCGACCGGAAAAAGGTCGCCACGGCGATGCGTCACATCTACACCGCTCCCGGCGTCGCGGCGGCCGAGATCGCGTTGAAAGAATTCGAGCAGAATTTCGGGCAGCAGTATCCCGGCGCGATCGAGGTGTGGAAGAATGCGTGGAACGAGTTCATCCCGTTCCTGGATTACCCGGCCGAGCTACGCCGAATCGTCTACACGACGAACCTGATCGAATCAATCAACTACCAGCTGCGGAAGATCACCAAGACTCGCGGCCACTTCCCCGACGATGACGCCGCCATGAAGCTGCTCTTTCTCGGGATCCGTAACATCAGCCGGAAACGAGGAGGAGCATCAGGCACCGGAACCCATGGATGGAAGAAAGCACTCAACTTCCTGGTCGTGGAATTCCCAGGACGACTCACCTAG